TCTCATAGCCGGGGATGGCCTCCAGTTTGTCCACAGTGCCGCCCGTGTGCCCGAGACCGCGGCCGCTCATCTTCGCGACGCGTCCGCCGCAGGCGGCGACAATCGGGGCGCAGATGAGCGTAGTCTTGTCGCCGACACCGCCGGTGGAGTGCTTGTCCACCTTTTTGCCGGCAATCGCCGAGAGGTCGACACGGTCGCCCGAGTCCGCCATTGCAATCGTCAGCTCCGTCGTCTCCTGTGCCGTCATGCCGCTGAACCAGATTGCCATCAGCATGGCGGACATCTGGTAGTCGGGAATCTCGCCCGCGACATAGCCTTCGATCATGTAGCGCAGCTCCTCGGCAGTGAGTGTGCCGCCATGCTTTTTCTTCGTAATCAGGTCATACATGCGCATGGGTAGATCCTCCTCAGTGCGCAAGAACGCGCGGCAGCAGGCTCTCGCCCTTCGTCGTCAGTCCCGCACCGAACATATCCGCCACGGTCGCGCCGATCATGGCGAAGGTCGGGTACGTCCCGAGGTTGATCCCTTGGCGGATCTGTGCGCCGTAGACGAGGAGCGGCACGTACTCACGCGTGTGATCCGTGCCGGGTGCGCCGGGGTCGCAGCCGTGGTCGGCCGTAATCATCAGCACGTCGTCCTCACGCATACGCTCCATGAACGTGCCGAGCTGCACGTCGAACTCCGTTGTCGCGCGTGCATAGCCTGCAATGTCACGCCTGTGTCCATACGTCATGTCGAAATCGACGAGGTTGACGAAGCACAGCCCCGTGAAGTCCTCCTGCTGGATGCGAAGTGTCTTTTCCATACCGTCGGCGTTGCTCTCGTTGACACCCGTGCTGCGCGTGACGCCACGCCCCGCAAAGATGTCGCTGATCTTGCCGACGGCGATGACCTCATGCCCCTGCCGCACGAGTGCATCCATCATCGTATCGCCCGTCGGGTCGAGGGAGAAGTCGTGACGATGTGCTGTGCGCTCGTAGTTCGGATAGCTGCCGACGTACGGCCGTGCAATAATGCGCCCGACGCCGTGCTCGCCCTGCATGATCTTGCGTGCCGCACGGCAGTAGTCATAGAGCCGCTCGACGGGGACATCGGCCTCGTTCGCCGCGATCTGCAGTACGCTGTCCGCCGACGTGTAGACGATGAGTCCGCCCGTCTCCTCCTGCTCGCGTCCGTAGTCGTGGATGACCTGTGTGCCGGAGTAGGGCTTGTTGCAGAGGATTTTCTTCCCGTCGCATGCCGCCGAGAGCTGCTCGAGGATCTCCGTCGGGAATCCGTTCGGATACGTCGGCATGGGCTGCTCGGAGACAATGCCTGCGATTTCCCAGTGCCCGATCGTCGTGTCCTTGCCGCGCGAGAGCTCCCGCAATCGTGCAAAAGTACCGATGGGACTGTCTGCGGGCGTACCACAGCCAACGCCGTCGATGTTAAAGAGACCTAGCTTCGTGAGGTTCGGCGCGTGCAGTTCCGACGACGTCGTCAGCGATGCGAGCGTGTTGCAGTGCCCATCACCGAAGTCGGCTGCGTCCGGAGCACACCCGATGCCGAAGCTGTCGAGGACGATGAGGAATACGCGTTTGATACCGGCCATTGCTATCTCCTCCTTCCATCAGGCGATCGACGCCTCCAGTGCAATCTCGATCATCTCGCTGAACGATGTCTGACGCTCCTCTGCCGTGGAAGGCGGCTCGTCACTGACGAGGTGGTCGCTGACGGTAAAGAGTGCGAGGGCGCGTACGCCGAACTTCGCCGCGATGAGGTAGAGTGCCGCTGCCTCCATCTCCAGACCGAGGACGCCGTAGCTCGCGAGCTTTTGAATGTCGAGTTCGTCATCGTAGAAGCGATCCTGCGACATCACGTTTCCGACGCGCACGGCGATGCCTTTGTCGACGGCGGCCTGATAGGCAGAGCGCAGCAGATCAAAGTTCGCGACCGGTGCAAAGTTGACCGCAGAACCGAAGATGTTGCGCGGCATGGAGGAGTCGGTCGTCGTCGCCTGCGCGATGAGGACGTCGCGGATGTGGATGTCCTTGTGGCATGCGCCGCAGCTGCCGATGCGGATCAGCGTCTTGCAGCCGTACTCGCGGATGAGCTCGTTGACGTAGATGGAGATGGACGGCATCCCCATGCCCGTTCCCTGCACGGAGATGGGATGCCCCTTGTACGTGCCGGTGTAGCCGAGGATGTTGCGGATGTTCGTGTACTCTTTCGCACCCTCGAGGAAGTTCTCGGCGATGTACTTGGCGCGGAGCGGGTCATCCGGCAGGAGAATGCGCTCAGCGACTTCGCCCTTTGCAGCTGCAATGTGTGGGGTTGGCATGATGTGTACCTCTCTTTCATAACAGTGAAGAAAATTTATCGAAAAACCGACATAGCGGTCTATGCCCTATGGAAGCGCACTTACTGCACCGCCTCAAAGATGAGCTGCAGGAGGAACAGAACGCCAAGGACGTAAGAGAGCGTGCCGAGCTCGCGCCGGCGGCCCGTAAACACCTTCATCATCGGGTGCGCGGCGAAACCGAACGCCAAGCCCGTCGAGATACTGTTCGTCAGCGGGATGAGGACGATGATGAGAAACGCAGGGAACCACTCGGAGAAATCCTGAAATTGGATGTTCTCAAGCTGCTGCATCATTAAGGCACCCGTGATGATAATGACCGGTGCGACAGCCGCCTGTGGAACGTAGGCGAGCAGCGGGATGAAACGAGTGTGAGCCAGAACAATGCGCTGCCAACGAGTGCCGTCAGCCCGCGCCGCCCCCCCCTCGACGATGCCCGCCGCACTCTCCGCGGCGGCGACCGTCGGGCTCGTCCCGAGCACCGAGGAGAACACCGCCGTCAACGACGAGGCGCGGAACGCGTTGCGGAACTTCTCCGTATCGGGCAGCAGTCCTTCGAGCAATCCGATGGACTCAAAGACGAGGATCATTGTCATCGAGAAGACCGCGAGCCAGAACGAAATCGTCAGCACGGAGGAGAAGTCCTCTGCAAAGAGCAGTGCGCCGTACTCACCGAGCCGCGTCATATCAATCTCAATCGTATTCGCATGGACAATGCCGAACACATTGGCGATGACCGTCACGATGAGGATGGCGATGAAAAATCCTCCCTTCACGCGCTGCTGATAGAATAGCAAGCTCAGCACGAGGCCGAGGAGTGCGAGCTGCGCAGACGGGTTTTGCAGATCGCCGAGCGCGAGGATCGAGTTCTCGCCGGCACGGATCAGCTCCGCCTTCTCCAGTCCGATCTCCACGAGGAACAGCCCGATGCCCGCCGTCACTGCGTACTTTAGCGATTTCGGCACGGCATCCGCCAGCACCCTTCCCGCGCGTGTCACCGCCAGCGCGAAGAAGATGAGCGCCGAGACGAGCGAGATGGCGAGCGCCTCCTGCCAACGGAACCCCATGTTCGTCACGACAGTATATGTGAAGAACGCATTGATGCCCATACCGGGCGTCAAAATGATCGGCGCATCCGCCCAGAGTGCCATCAGCAGACACCCGATCACCGAGGCGAATATCGTCGCGAACACGCTCAGTTCCGCCGGAATCCCTCCGTCCGCGAGAATCAGCGGATTGACGATGATGATGTACGAGATGGCGAAGAACGACGTCAGCCCCGCCATCACCTCCACGCGCCTGCTCTGCACGTTGTCCGAACCCATACCTCATTCCCCTTTCCAATTTTTTCCAATTATATCAGATACGCCAAGTTAAAAAAAAGGACATATGACTTTTCAGCGCGGTTTTTTTCGTTAAAATAGGGAGAGACTGTACTGAGAGGAGAGTCATCATGCTTTTGCCGCCATTCCCCGAAATACCACCACACCTGCTGCGCGTTGCGCGGCCGCTCACATTCCAGCCCGACGAGATCATCCGCTGTAAGGGGACGCATGCCGATACGGTCTACATCCTCCTCGCGGGGCGCGTGCGCATCATCAACGAGTTCAAAGACGGCGATCGGTATGTCTTCGCCATCGCCGACTCGCCCACATTCCTCGGCGAGTACGAGGCACTTGCAGGCGCGCCGTACTATGCCGCGACGTGCGAGGCAGAGATGGTATGCGATCTGCTTGCCGTCAGCACCGAGGCGTTCGGCGCGTGGCTTCAGCGCGACGCGGGAGCAGCATTTGCCGTCGCCTGTATGATCGCGCGAAAATCTTGGCCCATCTCGGACGAATACGGCCAGATCAAATACCTAACGGCTCAATCGCGCCTCCTCGCCTACCTGCAAAAAACCTGCCCTCATGCGATGCCGCCGTGCGTCTCCCCATGCGCCGGCAGGACATCGCCGATGCCATCGGTACGAGCTTAAAGACGGTCAACCGCAGCATTGACCGTCTCCGTGCAGAGGGACTCCTCTCCCTCGACCGCGGCAAGCTCGCCCTCACACCTGAGCAATGCGTCAAGGTAAGAGCGATGGATGAGAGCAAAATCAAAAAGGCTCTGCTCTCTAAGTAGTGGAAAAGGTATAATCTTCTAGGGTGATGAGATATGGTCGAGAACTTTGACAAGATGCTTGCAGGATCACTGTGTCTAGAGGATCCGTCGTATATCATAGGCGCAGAATTTAACGAGAAAAAGTCGGCAATCCATATCATGTGGGCGTAGACAAGGTGGTCGCGCTATGCTGTCCTGCCTGCGGTGCATCGGCCAAACGGTATGGTTACGAGCCGAAGGAGCGAATTTGACGTCATGCGGACTGCCTGTTTTATCCCTGTTATGTCCACTGCAAACGCCCCCCGTCTTCTCTGCGACAAATGCGGTGTCGTGCAGGTCAACGCGCCATTTGAGCGCAAGAAGTCGCTTTAGTTTCGCTATGACGGCGCAGTGACAGTCAAACGCCGTGTCTTCGATGTCGAACCTGGCCGCGACAAAGCGGCTGTCAAGAACATGGGCGAAAAACTCGATACGAGCGGCGGCAACACGAAGCGCGTCAGCTCTGTCACCAGCGACATATCCGCAAGCTATCTGCCCGCCGTCAGGGAAGTGTTTCCGAACGCCAAGCAACCCATCGACAAATTTCACGTCAAACAGGGTTTTCTCAAAGCCTTGGATGAGGTACGTAAGGACGAGCAAAACGGCAAAAGCCTTGATGAGTGTCCTGATGAAGTAAACCAACGAAAAGAATTCGGACATTGGGAGATTGACTCGGTTGTTGGGCGCAAGGGAACAAAGCCCATCCTTCTGACACTGGTCGAAAGGAAAACGAGGAAATCCATCTATGTGCTGGTAAAAGACAAGAAGCAGAAGGAAGTGATACAAGCGCTCCGACGAGCACAACGGAGAGTCAAAGGAGATTTTACACAAGTGTTCAAAAGCATCACGGCAGACAATGGAACGGAGTTTCTTGACGGAGAGGGACTGCGAGAGGCAGCTAAGTGTGATGAGGTGTACTATGCGCACCCATTCAGCAGTTGGGAAAGAGGAAGCAATGAGAACGGGAACCGCATGTTGCGCCGATGGCTTCCGAAAGGGACAGATTTCAGTACAATAAAGCCGAAGGCGCTGCAACAAATCGAGGATTGGGTCAACAACTACCCACGCAAAATCTTCGACTATAAGACGGCAAATGATATGTATGCAGAGGCTATATCATGTATCAAAGTTTAACTGAACCTATGCGACAATTAAACTTGCAATTTACTATTTTGGCGTAAATACGATGTGATACTTGCATAACCACTTTGTGTGCGATAGACTATTAGCTTTCTGTGCCATAAGCACCTTTCTGTATACTGGCTTGAACAACCTTATATACTACGGGGAAAGATGTTTTTGGTATAACCTATTGTCTTCCACCCGCATAGCGGGTGGTTTATTGTGTCGCATACGTTGCATGCAACACTAGGTCGCGACCCATAACAAAAAAGCTGCCTGCAAAGCCCGGCAGCTCTTTCGAGATCCTCAGAAAACCATCACTTCCCTACGCAGGTATTAACCAAACAGGTTCCAAGGGTCGGCTTCGTCATGCGCAAGCCTCTCAGCAAATGCTCCCCCAGTGGATTCATATTCTTTTGACAAACTTATTCTATCATGAACAACCGAGAAGTCAACCCAACGGTTCAGACCTGCCGGCAGCTCTATAAAGAGGGTAAAATGGTGATCGGGACACATAGCCACCTACTGATTCATGTCATCGCAGTCGGCGGTGCCGCCTTCCTTTTTCACATCTGCCGCAACATCAGCTATCGTGATATGGCGCAGTTCATTTTCCATTGCGTCCTGTACCTGCCGGAGCTTTCCGTCCATAGCCCGATGAATGTTCCTTCCCACGGGGCATTTGGTATTCGGATTCTCATGGAAATGGAAAAGTCCCTCGTCCTCCACACAGTCTACAGCCTTATACACATCATAAAAGGTGATCTCAGCAAGTCCTTTTGTAAGTCGGATGCCGCTTTTGCCCTGACTGATTCCAATGATGCCGGCCTCTTTCAGATTCCCCATCACATTTCTTACAATAACAGGATTTGCTCCGATACTTCCTGCGAGAAAACTGCTGGTGACTTTTTCGCTGTCTTGAAAATAATCAATGGCACTGATCATATGAACCGCTATCGTGAATTTACTTGTAATCTGCATTGAACATCCCTCCTGCTTGTAATAATATACATTCTTACAGAAAAGATGTCCATGCAGATGTTACAAGCTGCGATGCAGTCATTCTCCTGCCACGCTGATTCTCTGCCGGATATGGTCACCCTTCTCAATCTCATCAATCATCGCGACGGCATAGTCCGCATAGCTGATAATACTCTCACCTTTGCTGTTAAGCGTCAATTCCTCTCCGCCAAGAATATACTTGCCGCCGCGCTCTCCATCTGCCCGGAAATCGCATGCGGGGCTGATGTATGTCCACTTCACATCCTTACGGTCCCGAAGCTCGGTGAGTGCCTTTGCCATAGCTGCCGCGAGAGGCTTGAATGAATCCGGAAAATCGGGACTGTCAGCAACCTGTGCGGTATGTTCCGGATTGACATACAGACTGCCCGCGCCGCCTACAACAAGAAGACGGGTGTCCGTGCCGGAAAGCACGTCGCAAAGATACTTCAGCGACGTGCTGTGCTGAGGAAGAGTCTCCTCCGTCCATGCTCCGAATGCGTCAACTACCGCATCATACCCCTTCAAATCCTCTGCGGTCAAATCGAACAAGTCCTTCTGCACATAGTCCTTCGCATCGGTGTTGTTCTCCCTGCGGCCGAACGCTGTAACCTCGAATCCCCTGTTCAGCGCTTCGGTGATGATCTTTCCTGCCGCTTTGCCGTTTGCTGCTGCTACTGCGATTTTCATAATGAAATCCTCCTTGTGAAGTACACCTTACATGTAATATTTGTTTTTACATGTTGTATTGTATCATCCTGTTTTTAACTTGTCAATAAATTTATTACAAGTTTTGAAAAACTTCTTGGATTTGCAAATCTCCACGCTTTTTCCTTCGGAGCTCGTGCGTACAGAGACTTATTTTTCAAGACTTTCCGCATGTTTTAATATGCTGCCTTTACGGCAGTAACGCGAACAGAGCTGACTTATGAGGGCTGTGCATCCTCACAAATCTTTTACCGCCTTTCATTGGCAAACGCCTCCTATGCTGTCTTTGTGGCTGCCAGTCCACATATAGTCCAGCATAGGAGGCGCTTGTCTTTTCTGTAGATTTTCTCTCGTATTGAACCGTTAGAGTTATCGTGCCTGCTCAGTATCAACAATAAGGTTGATTCATATTCACTTTATACGGCAACTCTGAAGTTATATATACACATCACTGCATTACACGCTTCAACAATCCCTCGAAATCCTTCACATGCTCATAGATCACACAATCTCCATGCAGTGTCTCAAAGAGACGCTTCGCACACTTGATCTTTGCCTTCTCAATGGGGCTGATATCGAGTGAGGAGAGCGATCCTTTCGTCTCCGCAACGAAATAGATATTCTTCATCGTGCCCTCACGAAAGACGATCGCCCAATCCGGAGCGTAGTTTCCGACGGGGGTTGGGATCGCAAAACCGCGCGGCAGCTTCGCATAAATCAGCACCTCGTCTCTGCCGTCGATCGCCTCAGCAAACTTCCGCTCCACCTTACTGTCCGTGAACACATAGTCCTGGATTGCCCGATCCGCCGCATACGCTTCCGCGATAGGACGTTTCTCTGTCGTAAAGATATGTGCATCGTAGCTGCCCTCAATCATATCATATGCGATGTGGTCAACAATGCACGTCACCTTTTTCTCAAGGATGAGGCACGTCTCCGTACGGATGAAATCCTCGGAATTGTTGCACTAGCTCGCAAAGGCCATAGGTTTTGTCCCCTGTAAAATTGTTGCCACCGTCCCCCGCGTGAATCGTTATCCCATTGAAGAACAACACATCCCGCGCGCGGACAACCGCCTTCCACTGCATCCGCCTGATACGGCTGCAGAGTAAAGTGAAATTTCATCGCTCTGCATCCTCTTCCATTCTGGCAGATTTCAGTGCCTGATATTCATGGCGAATCTCTTTACTCAACTCTTCCTCACTTGGGAGATATAGCTTATACTTCGAGGCAAAAATCTGTGTTTCACCCTCCGGCAGCGTATATCGCACAACCGCATCACTTTTATCTGCACAAAGAACAATGCCGATCGGCGGATTGTCTCCCTCATTCATCAACTCACGCTCGTAGTAATGTACATACATCTGCATCTGACCCAAATCTTGATGCGTTAAATCACCAACCTTCAAATCGATCAGAACGAAACACTTCAAAATATAATTGTAAAATACAAGATCGATACGAAAGTGACGCCCATCAAACGTAAAATGCTTCTGTCGTGCAACAAAGGAAAAGCCCCTGCCGAGTTCCAGCAAAAACTTCTACAAATGTGTAATAAGCACTTGCTCCAAGTCGCTCTCATAAAAATCATCACGCGGGGATAGACCAAGGAATTCCAGTACATACGGATCGCGAATCAAATCCTCCGACGTTTTAGAAGCCTCCAAATGAAGCACTTCTTTCCCCACAGCTTCCTTATTCTTGCTGGAAAGCAATCGTTCATAGAGGAACGAATTGATTTGCCGATCCAGTTGACGCGTACTCCATTGAGATGAGACTGCTTCTTCCATATAAAATAAGCGTGCAGCCTGATTTTCCACACGCATAAGCAGACGATAATGCGTCCAGCTCAATTCGCTACGCAGTGCGTAGCCATTTGGAAAAGTCAAATAGAACTGTCGCATATTCTTTAAATTTGCCACAGTAAAACCTTTCCCAAAATCTGCTGTCAGTCGAGCAGACAGCTCCTTCAGCAGTCCGACGCCATATTCTGCGCGCTCTGCCCCGCCTTGCTCCACGACAATGGATTTGCCGATCTGCCAATAGGACTCCACCATGGCAAAATTCGCAGCCTGATATGCTCTGTTTCTGGCGGATGCAAGTATTTTTTTAATCCCCTCATAGAACTTGTTATTCATAGAGCCCCTCATCCATCTCCCCCTGCAGCACGCACAGCTGCTGTACAAGAGCAACCTTTTTCTTCGGCTGCTTCTCCCGCGCAATCTTCCCTTCGAGTGCGGCGATCTGTTTCGCGAGACGCTCTCTGTGCACCTGCTCCGCGACGCGCTGCTTGAGCGTTACAGCGGTATCAGCCCCGAGTGCTGCGCCTGCAATGCGGCGGACGAGGTTCTCATAGACGACGTCCATCGACAGCCCCTCGAGCCGCAGCGTGATTGCCTTCTGAACAAGGAAACACATTATTCCTTCCCGTACGTTGCTGGCTTGCCATCTGCAGCGATGGGGACAGAGTCTCCATGCCGTGCCAGCAAATCGTATCGGACAGATGGCTCTTCCAAAACGCCACTGTACTTCTTGAAATTCTCTGCTTGCTCCATCACCTGTTCAAAGACTTCCTCGTTCCACTGGGGCGGGTAGCCGTTGTCATAGAGGAGGATGGTGAGTTCCATGTCAAGCTGGTTCTTGATGTCGTCGCGCGTAGACCAGTTGGCGAATTTCGCTTTGTCCTCCACAAGCTCTTTGATTTTCTTAGCCAAGACGATACACTTCTCATCCTCGTATGGAAAATCGTGCGTGTCGCGAACCTTGGTCAGTATGTCGAAAAACGCCTTTTCCTCGAATGAAATCCCCATCTTCTCAAAAGAAGCTTGATCTTCCTGCATATCCTTCAGGATGCCGATCAGCCGGTCAGAGAGGTCGTTGACGAAGTCCGCCACCACTTCGCTGGTAAAGGCCAGATTGTCACGATTGTTGTATTCCTCCACGACCTTTCGCAGTCGCTCGTCAAATTCCACGGACTTCACCTTGTTCGTGCGTCCATAGGCAGTGATGGCTTTTCGCACCATTTTTAAGAGGGCGTTGAACTTCGTGATGGGGAGTTTCACCGCGTCGGCTTCTCTCAAGAATTCCTCGCTGAACATATCGACGGCTTTGCTTTCGCCCACGATGTTGTCTATGCCGGTGCAGGCAAGAGCCTCTTGCACCATGCGTTCCACCACCTGATTCATGACTTCCGCATCCGGCGCGTCGCCCTTGGTCTGCTTGTAGATGATGGAGCGGATGGCGAGATAGAACTGCGCCTTGGCCGTTTCGTCACTCGTCAGTTCTCCGGAGGGATAGCAGATAATGTAGGCGGCCTTCAGCCTTTGGGACAGCCCCATGAAGCGCGTCTGCCGCTCCTTGCCCGCTTGCACGAATTCAGCGGCATCATTGAGGCAGTTCAGCCTTTGGAGAGGCCTCCCCTTGAAGAAGATCGAGGCATCGAAGCCGACCATGAGTTCGTCCAGCATGGCGAGATGATTGCGGAAGATGGAGAGGGATATGGGCAGTTCATCCACGGGATTTTCCTGCGGGCCTCCATACTTTTTGACAGCTTCCAACATATCGTTCTTGATGCCGATATAATCGACTACCAAGCCATGGTCTTTGCCGTCGAATACACGATTGACGCGGGAGATGGTCTGGATCAGGGTATGCTTCTGAAGCGGCTTGTCGATATACATGACAGCCAGCGACGGAACATCGAAGCCCGTGATCCACATATCCACCACGACGGCAATCTTGAAATTGGAATCGTTGTTCTTGAAGTTCTCGTCTAGGGTTTTGCGATATTCCTTCGTGCCGCAGGCGTCGAAAAGCGTCTTTTCGTCGTTCGCGCCTTGCGTCGCCACGAGATTGATTTTCGGCAGGGCGAGGAGCTTGTCGAGTCGGTCTTTCGGAAGATTGCCTTCCTCGTCCGCTTTATGCGCCTCGCCCCATTCGGGGCGAAGAAGGGTGATGGCTTTCAGCACCGCAAAGGCGATCTTGCGGTCGGCGCAGACAATCATGGCTTTTTGCACCACTTGCGGCTTTTCGGCGCAAAGAGATTCGTAGTGCTGCACGATGTCGGCGGCGAGTTTCTTAAGACGGTCTGGATGACCGAGGATCGCCGTCATTTTGCTCATCGCTCGCTTGCTCTCTTCGATTTGCTCGAATGTCGAGCCTTGTTCGGCACAGCGTGCATAGTATTTCTCGATTTCCTTCGCCTGCGCATCGGAGACGATGACCCGTGCCAGACGCGGCTCATAGGCGATGCGTACGGTGATGCCGTCATCGCTGGATTCCTTCATGGTGTAGCTGTCCACCACACCGCCGAAGACGGCGATGGTCTCATCGATGGGCGTGCCCGTGAAGCCCGCATAGGTGGCATTGGGAAAACCGCTTCGAAGGTAGTGGGCAAAGCCGTAGGTGGTGAAAACGCCCTTGTCGGTCTTCTTGAGCTTCGCGCCTACTCCCGTTTGCGTGCGATGTGCCTCATCGGAGATGCAGATGATGTTGTTCCGGTTGGAGAGAAGCCCCGTCTTCTCGCAAAACTTCTGGATAGTGATGATATAGACGCCGCCGCTCCGGCGGTCTTTCAGCGTCTTTGCCATGTCTTCGCGATTCTCGATGCTCCGCACATCGTTGTCGCGCAGATAGCGTTTCGCCGTGACAAAGAGCCTGGCAGTCTGCGTGTCCAAGTCTTCCCGGTCGGTGAGGATGATGATGGTGGGATTTTGAAAGAGAGCGTTGTCCCGCAAGGCAATAAGACGTGAGAGAAAGAGCATCGTGTAGGTCTTGCCGCAGCCCGTTGCGCCGAAATATGTGCCGCCCTTGCCGTCGCCTAGAGGGCGCAGATGCGCCTTGATATTCGCCAGCATCTTGTTGGCGGCAAAAAACTGAGGATAGCGGCAGACAATGGCTTCCTCCTTGCGGCTGTCGTCGGGGTAGAAGATGAAGTCCCGCAGCAGTGCGGTCAGGCGGTCTTTGGCAAAAGCCCCCTTTATTATGGTGAAGAGGGAGGAGATGCCGTTCGATGCCTTGTCATGGTCATTCGCCTTGTTCCACGAGTAATAGTAGGCATACGGCGTGAAGATACTGCCCATCCTGGTGTTCGCCCCGTCGCTGAGAACGGAGAGGAAAGTATACTTCATCAACCGGGGAATATCTCGGCAGTAACGGATGCAGATCTGCTCCCACGCATCGTGAATGGTCGCCTCTTCATTGATAGCGGATTTGAACTCAAAAATCGCCACGGGAATTCCGTTCACGAAAACGAGCAGATCGGGGCGGCGCAGATGTTCCCCCTGCACAGAGTATTGATTCACCACACGGAAGCAGTTGTTCTCAGGCACGTCAAAATCCATGCAGTCTATATGGAGAGCCACGGCTTCGGCATCATCTCGCGCAAGGTCGAAGCCCTCGTCAAAAAGACGGAAGGCTGTGCGATTGCCGATATAGAGAGGGGCCGTCTGGATATGCTCCAGGCGATGGATGATTTTCGTCATTTCCGCTTCGGAGAGATGCGCCTCGGCATAACGATGGCAAAGGAAATCCCGCAGATCATCTTTCAGCAAAATTTCTTCATAGCTTCGATGGAGCATACTGCCGTTCGTATAGGCGTAGCCCTCCTCCCGGAAAAGCTCGATGATGGCTTCTTCCAGTTCTGCCTCGGTAAAGCTCCCTTTGATGAATTTTGCGTTCGCGTAGTCCGTCATAGCTGATTTTCCTCTTATGGCTGCTCTATTGATAAATTTTTGCAGAAATC
This portion of the Selenomonas sp. TAMA-11512 genome encodes:
- a CDS encoding Rrf2 family transcriptional regulator; the protein is MQITSKFTIAVHMISAIDYFQDSEKVTSSFLAGSIGANPVIVRNVMGNLKEAGIIGISQGKSGIRLTKGLAEITFYDVYKAVDCVEDEGLFHFHENPNTKCPVGRNIHRAMDGKLRQVQDAMENELRHITIADVAADVKKEGGTADCDDMNQ
- a CDS encoding NAD(P)H-binding protein, translated to MKIAVAAANGKAAGKIITEALNRGFEVTAFGRRENNTDAKDYVQKDLFDLTAEDLKGYDAVVDAFGAWTEETLPQHSTSLKYLCDVLSGTDTRLLVVGGAGSLYVNPEHTAQVADSPDFPDSFKPLAAAMAKALTELRDRKDVKWTYISPACDFRADGERGGKYILGGEELTLNSKGESIISYADYAVAMIDEIEKGDHIRQRISVAGE
- a CDS encoding DUF1016 N-terminal domain-containing protein; the protein is MNNKFYEGIKKILASARNRAYQAANFAMVESYWQIGKSIVVEQGGAERAEYGVGLLKELSARLTADFGKGFTVANLKNMRQFYLTFPNGYALRSELSWTHYRLLMRVENQAARLFYMEEAVSSQWSTRQLDRQINSFLYERLLSSKNKEAVGKEVLHLEASKTSEDLIRDPYVLEFLGLSPRDDFYESDLEQVLITHL
- a CDS encoding cyclic nucleotide-binding domain-containing protein; translated protein: MLLPPFPEIPPHLLRVARPLTFQPDEIIRCKGTHADTVYILLAGRVRIINEFKDGDRYVFAIADSPTFLGEYEALAGAPYYAATCEAEMVCDLLAVSTEAFGAWLQRDAGAAFAVACMIARKSWPISDEYGQIKYLTAQSRLLAYLQKTCPHAMPPCVSPCAGRTSPMPSVRA
- a CDS encoding IS30 family transposase; protein product: MTVKRRVFDVEPGRDKAAVKNMGEKLDTSGGNTKRVSSVTSDISASYLPAVREVFPNAKQPIDKFHVKQGFLKALDEVRKDEQNGKSLDECPDEVNQRKEFGHWEIDSVVGRKGTKPILLTLVERKTRKSIYVLVKDKKQKEVIQALRRAQRRVKGDFTQVFKSITADNGTEFLDGEGLREAAKCDEVYYAHPFSSWERGSNENGNRMLRRWLPKGTDFSTIKPKALQQIEDWVNNYPRKIFDYKTANDMYAEAISCIKV
- a CDS encoding phosphopentomutase is translated as MAGIKRVFLIVLDSFGIGCAPDAADFGDGHCNTLASLTTSSELHAPNLTKLGLFNIDGVGCGTPADSPIGTFARLRELSRGKDTTIGHWEIAGIVSEQPMPTYPNGFPTEILEQLSAACDGKKILCNKPYSGTQVIHDYGREQEETGGLIVYTSADSVLQIAANEADVPVERLYDYCRAARKIMQGEHGVGRIIARPYVGSYPNYERTAHRHDFSLDPTGDTMMDALVRQGHEVIAVGKISDIFAGRGVTRSTGVNESNADGMEKTLRIQQEDFTGLCFVNLVDFDMTYGHRRDIAGYARATTEFDVQLGTFMERMREDDVLMITADHGCDPGAPGTDHTREYVPLLVYGAQIRQGINLGTYPTFAMIGATVADMFGAGLTTKGESLLPRVLAH
- a CDS encoding DUF4391 domain-containing protein, coding for MCFLVQKAITLRLEGLSMDVVYENLVRRIAGAALGADTAVTLKQRVAEQVHRERLAKQIAALEGKIAREKQPKKKVALVQQLCVLQGEMDEGLYE
- a CDS encoding helix-turn-helix domain-containing protein, giving the protein MRRQDIADAIGTSLKTVNRSIDRLRAEGLLSLDRGKLALTPEQCVKVRAMDESKIKKALLSK
- the deoD gene encoding purine-nucleoside phosphorylase, giving the protein MPTPHIAAAKGEVAERILLPDDPLRAKYIAENFLEGAKEYTNIRNILGYTGTYKGHPISVQGTGMGMPSISIYVNELIREYGCKTLIRIGSCGACHKDIHIRDVLIAQATTTDSSMPRNIFGSAVNFAPVANFDLLRSAYQAAVDKGIAVRVGNVMSQDRFYDDELDIQKLASYGVLGLEMEAAALYLIAAKFGVRALALFTVSDHLVSDEPPSTAEERQTSFSEMIEIALEASIA
- a CDS encoding PDDEXK nuclease domain-containing protein — encoded protein: MLELGRGFSFVARQKHFTFDGRHFRIDLVFYNYILKCFVLIDLKVGDLTHQDLGQMQMYVHYYERELMNEGDNPPIGIVLCADKSDAVVRYTLPEGETQIFASKYKLYLPSEEELSKEIRHEYQALKSARMEEDAER
- a CDS encoding NCS2 family permease → MGSDNVQSRRVEVMAGLTSFFAISYIIIVNPLILADGGIPAELSVFATIFASVIGCLLMALWADAPIILTPGMGINAFFTYTVVTNMGFRWQEALAISLVSALIFFALAVTRAGRVLADAVPKSLKYAVTAGIGLFLVEIGLEKAELIRAGENSILALGDLQNPSAQLALLGLVLSLLFYQQRVKGGFFIAILIVTVIANVFGIVHANTIEIDMTRLGEYGALLFAEDFSSVLTISFWLAVFSMTMILVFESIGLLEGLLPDTEKFRNAFRASSLTAVFSSVLGTSPTVAAAESAAGIVEGGAARADGTRWQRIVLAHTRFIPLLAYVPQAAVAPVIIITGALMMQQLENIQFQDFSEWFPAFLIIVLIPLTNSISTGLAFGFAAHPMMKVFTGRRRELGTLSYVLGVLFLLQLIFEAVQ